In one window of Cynocephalus volans isolate mCynVol1 chromosome 6, mCynVol1.pri, whole genome shotgun sequence DNA:
- the LOC134379969 gene encoding olfactory receptor 2A2-like encodes MRGNQSWVTELILLGFQLSAEMEVLLFWVFSLLYIFSLMANGTILGLIYLDPRLHTPMYFFLSHLAIIDISYASCNLPNLLKNLVTHKKTMSFVSCIIQMNLGLTIASTECMILVVMCYDRFVAICHPLQYTVIMNWSMCTVLAVSSWACGIFLALINLILLLRLPFCGPQEVNHFFCETLSVLKLACADTGTSEIFLFTGGVFVLVGPLYLIILSYLRILWAILKIQSKEGRKKAFYTCSSHLCVVGLYFGIAMMVYLVPDNRKRQKQEKILTLFYSLFNPSLNPLIYSLRNDQVKGAFYRALRKKRTM; translated from the coding sequence ATGAGGGGCAACCAGTCATGGGTCACAGAGCTCATCCTCTTGGGATTCCAGCTCAGTGCAGAGATGGAGGTGCTCCTCTTCTGGGTCTTCTCCCTGTTGTACATCTTCAGCCTGATGGCAAATGGCACAATCTTGGGACTCATCTACCTGGACCCCAGActgcacacccccatgtacttcttcctttcaCACCTGGCCATAATTGACATTTCCTATGCTTCTTGCAACTTACCCAACCTGTTGAAAAACCTAgtgacacacaaaaaaactatgTCCTTTGTATCATGCATTATTCAGATGAATTTGGGTTTGACTATTGCATCTACAGAGTGCATGATTTTGGTGGTGATGTGCTATGACAGATTTGTAGCAATCTGCCATCCTCTTCAATACACTGTCATCATGAACTGGAGTATGTGCACAGTGCTGGCTGTCAGCTCATGGGCATGTGGAATTTTCTTGGCCCTAATAAATCTAATTCTCCTTCTAAGGCTGCCCTTCTGTGGACCTCAGGAAGTGAACCACTTCTTCTGTGAAACACTATCTGTCCTCAAACTGGCCTGTGCTGACACCGGGACcagtgaaatttttctctttactggtGGTGTGTTTGTCTTAGTCGGACCCCTTTATTTGATAATACTCTCCTACCTGCGCATCCTCTGGGCCATCCTGAAGATCCAATCAAAGGAGGGCCGCAAGAAAGCCTTTTATAcctgctcctcccacctctgTGTGGTTGGGCTCTACTTTGGCATAGCCATGATGGTTTACTTGGTCCCAGACAACAGAAAACGACAGAAGCAGGAGAAAATCCTCACCCTATTTTACAGCCTCTTCAACCCATCGCTGAACCCACTCATCTACAGTCTGAGGAACGATCAGGTGAAGGGCGCCTTCTACAGAGCACTGCGGAAAAAGAGGACCATGTGA